In Desulfatibacillum aliphaticivorans DSM 15576, the sequence GGAATTTTTGACAAGCACGGTGCTAAGTTTGAAATAGTTGATGGCGCCGATAATGCTTAAAAAAACAAATGCGACGAGCACGGCGGGAAGCATGAACTTGATGCGGAGGCTTTTCTTCACGGGATGGAACCTTTCCTTATTTATTTCATCAAGTTGGGGATGAATGCAAGATGAAGGGCGCAAAACCCTGTTTGGCGGCCTCCGCCCTATGCATATAAAAAAAGGGCGCACCGTCTTGAATAACACGATGCGCCCATTGCAATTTCACACGAACTTTTGCAAAAACAACATGCTTTCAATACGTACTAACCAAACAGGCCTATATCCAAACCGCCTGGTGCAACATAGATGACAGCCTAACTACCCCATTCGCACAATAAATTTACTCAGCTTGTTAAATGTTAATGGCCGCCAAAAAACCTCCGTGCACGGCTCCGTCTATCTTTCCCGGGGCTGCGCCATCGCCGATCACGGCGTAGGGAATATCCAGCTCTTCCACCATGTTCGAAACCGTTTTTACGGACCGGGAGCCCACGGCCATGATTACGTTGTCAAACTGCTTTTCCATGGCCTTTCCGTCCACTTCAAACTTCACCAGCCCGCCGGCTACGGAAAGCACCTTGGCGCTGGTGAGAATGTTGATCCCAAAACGCCGGGTGTTGTCCATCAGCACCCATTTGGTGGACCGGCCCACGTCCTTGCCGGATTTGTCCAGCATTTCAAAAACCGTCACCTTGGACGAGCCTTCGAACATGAACTTCTTGATGCGTTCCGGCGGGACCGCATCGTAAGCCATGAGAAAATGCACGGCTTCGGGGGTGAGCGTGCCTTTTTCCGCGGCGAACATGGCGGTCTCCAAGCCCACGGCGCCGCCGCCCACAACCGCCACTTCCGGGCCCAGGGGGGGATCGTTCTTCAAGACGTCCCAGGCGTTCAACACGCAGGGATCATCCTTTCCGTCAATGGGCGGAATCAAGGGCTCGGCGCCCTCGGCCACGATGATGTACTCCGGGGCCGCCGCCTTGATAAGCTCCGCATCTACTTCCGTGTTCAGGTGCAGCTCGATTTCAAGGCTTTCCAGCATGGCCCGGTAATAGCGGATTATTTCAAACAACTCGTGCTTATGCGGAGGCGCCCCCGCCAGCCATAACTGGCCGCCGATGTCGTCGCTTTTCTCATACAAGGCGACTTTGTGGCCCGCCATGGTCGCCGTAACAGCGGCTTCCAGCCCGCCCGGGCCGGCGCCTATGACCATGACCTTCTTGGGGGAGTCGGTTTTCTTCAAGATCCGCTCGCCTTCGAAGCTGGCCCTGGCGTTGAGCGCGCAAAATACCGGCTGGCCCGAAAAAACCTGGTCCGTGCAGCCCTGGTTGCAGGCCACGCAGGGACGGATTTCCTTTTCCCGGCCCGCTTGCGCCTTCATGGGCCATTCCGGGTCGGCAATCAGCACCCGGCCCAGGTTGACCATGTCCGCGCAATTGTCCCGGATGATCTTCTCGGCCAAAGCCGGCTCGGAAATGCGGTTGGACGCCATGATCGGCACATTGACCGCCTTTTTTACATTGGCCGCCAAAAAGGCGAACGCCCCGCGGGGCAGATCCATGGGGAGCTGAGGCACCTTGGTTTCGTGCCAGCCGCCGGTGACGTTAATGGCGTCGATGCCGGCTTTTTCGTAAACCTGGGCGATGGCGGGCATGTCCACATCCGTATTCGCCCCGGGTATGAAATCATTGCCGGCCATGCGGATGGTTACGGGAAAATCAGGCCCCACCGCATCTCTCAGCTTTTCAATGACTTCCCTGGGAAAGCGCACCCTGTTGTCAAAAGACCCGCCGTACTGGTCCGTACGGAGGTTGGTCGTGGGAGAAAGAAACTGGGTGATGAGGTATCCGGCGGACCCGATGATCTCCACGCCGTCAAACCCCGCCTTTTTGGCCCGCACTCCGGCGTCCACAAAGGCCTTTTGGATTCCCGCCAACTCGTCCAGGGTCATTTCCTTGGGCGTCGCCTTGGAATAGGGGCTGAAAACCGGGGACACGCCCAAAGGCTGCTCATTGTTGATTGCTATGGGATGGGCGTAGCGCCCCGCATGAAAAAGCTGAACCCAGGCTTTGGCGCCCGCTTCGTGAATCACGTCCGCCAGTTTGGTAAACGCGGGAACCGCCTCGTCGGAAGCCAGGGACAAAACGATGAATCCGGACCCGATAAAATCCACGCCCACGGGGCCGACGGTCACCAATCCGGCGCCGCCCGCCGCCCTCTCCCTGAAAAAATTGTAATAACGGTCGTTTAGACAGCCGTCATAGCTGTACAGCACCCCCAATGCCGGATAGGCTATCCGGTTTTTGATTTCCACCTTGTTGATTTTAATAGGAGAGAAAAGATAGTCGTACATACTAAACTCCTTGTAAAAGTGTTCGGGGGGTGGTTTGTTTGGGGCAATTGTAAAGAAATTGGAAAAATGCGCAAGCGAATTCTGAAAAAACGAACGAAGGCTCGCTTAATTTCTTTCTCGGAGCCAAGGCCTTGGACGCTTGTTGAGCCGAACGCTCCACCCCCGGACGCCGGTTATCCATAATATATACATTCAACGACGGATAAAACAAATGGACCTTTTTGCATTGGCGGGTTAATGATTTTGGCACAAAAGGCATTGCGAACCATTACCAGGCAAGGAAAAGCCATTCCGGAGGGCCTTTAGGTTGAGATATATTGTATATGATATCAAAATATTAAAAATAGTTTTACCGCTTTTTGCATGGTGTTTTTTGTGTTTGTTGAACAACGACTCCTATGCCGACCCCATTATCGGAAATTTGCTGTCAGAGCGATCCGCCCCCTCCCCGGTGGTGGTTAAGGACGCCGATTCCTTTCCCGAGGCCGTTCCCAATACGGGCGCCAACCGGATTAAGTTTTCCTGCACCGTGTTTTCGCCCAACGAAAACTGCTCCATTCAATCAGTCCGGGCGCTCATGGGGCATACGGCGACTTTTCAGGACGTTTATCTGCGTTCCGATCCCCGGTGCACCCTTCCTTCCGGAGAGGGCCGATACACAGGCAGCCTGCTGGTGGACTCCCTGGCCGACTGCGGAACCTACTGGACGCCCCTTCGGGCTGAGGACTCCATTGGGATGCAGGGCCAGGGTATGACGCGGTTTAAGGTTGTGTTTCACAGGCCGGACGATTTCCCGGCCATCGGCTCTTCGGAATTCAAAACCCTTTTGGAAAGGGCGGGCAACAGCAATTTCGCCCCGGGAAACGTCATCCAGGTTCTGGACGACGGCCCCGCCGCCCTGGCCAAACGCATGGAGCTGATCGAGCAGGCGACCCGCCAGATCAATCTTCAAAGCTACACCTTTGATAAAGACGCGGCCCAGGGCGCCCTGATGGAGCTTCTTTTAAGGAAGGCGAGGCAGGGGGTGGAGGTTAACATCATCCTCAATGCAGGCAGCCAGTTGCCCACGTCGCCTTCCGGCGCCCTGCGTCTGGAGTTGGATGAGCTAGTGGGAAAGTGGCTGGAAAACGCGGAAAAGAAGCTCTCCACAAACAAGCCCGGCGAGTTCGTGGTGAAAAACTTTTTATCCAAGAGCCCGGGCCGGGGCGTGAATCTGATTCTGGTTTCGTCCAATGACCTGGCCCAAAGACATAACGCCCGCAAGGGGCCTCCCGACCATTGGCTTGCCAGAGTTTTGGAGGATAAAGGCGTGATCTCACCGGACCGGAGCCCCCCCGAGGACATCCGGGAAATTTTCAAAGGCCCGGGCGGCCTGCCCGCCCTGCCCCTGCTGGACCACGCAGTGCATGAAAAAATCCTGGTGGTGGACGGCGCCAAGGCCATTGTGGGAGGGCGCAACCTGGAGGACCAATATTTTGACGTTTGGACCGACCTGGACCTGTATCTGGAAGGCCCGGTGGTGGATCAAATCCAGGGTGGCTTCCTGGTTAACTACCGGGAGCTTGGCCGCACCAATCCTGAAGTCAGGGCGCCCATGGATTTGACCGTCCGGAACCAGGTTTTAGGGGACCAGGAGGCCATGTTCGTCCAAAGCAAGCCCTGGGACAAGGATTACGCCGCCCTGTACGCCCTGATCCAAAGCATTCGAGCCAGCGAAAAAAGCCTGTACATCACCTCCCAGTACCTTTCCCTGTCTCAAAGCCTGTTGTGCGACGCCATCATGGACGCCGCCGGACGAGGCGTGGACGTCCGCATCCTGACCAACTCATACGAGACTTCCAGCCAGTTGTATTTCAGCGCCGGCTATTTCATCAGTTTGAACAATATGCAGGACCTGCTGAAGGCTGGGGCGAGAATCTATACGGTCAACGGAAAGCCCGGCGATAAGGCGGCGCCTTACTGCCATAGCAAGGAATACCTGTTCGACTCCAAGATGGCGGCGGTGGGCTCTTTTAACCTGTCCCTGCGTTCGTCCTACATCGAGTCGGAAAACCTGACTTTTATGGACGACGCCTCAATTTGCATGGACAGGGAAGAGGATTTTCTGCAGAGGGTCGAGAACCTGGCGACGGAAATAACGGCCGGGGACCTGGCCCAACAAAAAATCAAATACAAAAATCGGTTGGAGATCGCCTGGTACCTGGATTTGCTGTTTTAACGCAGCTTCATCTGCGCATGTTGGCCATGTAAACGCCGATGAGGGTGAGCGCGCCGCCGCTCATCTGCGCGGCGTTCAGGCTTTCTTTCAGCAAAACCCAGGCGGCCAGGGCCGTGACCACGGGAATTCCGTTCAAAAACACCGAAGCCGAGGAAGCCCGGATTTTGGTCAGGGAGTAGTTCCAGCAGAAAAAAGCCGCACAGGTGGCGAAAATCACCAGGTAGCACAAGGCCCACAAGGAATGGGAGGTCAGGCCTTCCCACTTCACCTGGGGAAATTCCCAAATAAAGGCGGGCAAATAAAGGGTTGCGGCGAATAGCGATTGCAGGCCCGTGATTGTCAGAGCCGAATGGGTCAGCCCCAGATCCCTGGCCATGATAATGTATATGCTGGCGGCGATGACCGCTCCGAAAACCAGGGCGTCGCCCAACATCTCCCCGGACAGGGACCACTCGATCTCCCGGCCCCCGGCCACCAAAATCCCAATGCCGATCAACGAAACCGCCACGCCCATGAAGTTCAGCCTGCTGGCTTTTTCCTTAAGAAAAAACACGGCTGCAACCAGCACAAAAACCGGGATGGTGGCAATGATCAGGGAGGCCTTGGGAGCGGAAGTAAGGCTCAGGCCTTTGGTTTCGCAATAAAAATACAACCCCGGCTCGAACAAGGACAATAAGGTTATTTTTATCCAGTCCTTTTTAAGAAGGCGGGGAAAGCCGGTCTTCAGCCAGATCCCTGTAAACAAAAGCGCGGCCAGAAAAAACCGGATGAAAATCAGAGTGAATATGGGGATGGTTTCCAAAGCGATCTTGGACGCCACAAAGGACAATCCCCAAAAAACCACTGCCGCGAATATGGCCAGATAGGCAAGGGCGAGCCCTTTGCCCGGCTGATCCCCAGCGGCTGTTACGATGTTATTGTGCTCCACTTCTTTACTCCCTGCCCCGCCTCCATGGCCCTCAAAAGAGCATGGCTTCATAACACCTTTCGACAAAAAGGGAAACGCCAAAAAGCAAAGGGCAACTGAATCTTCCACCCTTGGCTGCAAAATCACTAAAAGATTTTGAACCGCGCAAAGCGCGCCCTATGGCAGGCACAGGGGCCTGCCGCTACGAGTCAAATGCAACCTATGCGGCGCCAGCGGTTTTTAGGGTGGCCCAGGCATCGCAGTTTGATGCCTGGGTTGCTTTAGCAACAAAATGTGCGGCCAGGAAAGTGCGCTGGAATTGGGGATGACCGGCGGGCGAAAATCCTTATTCGAAAACGTTTTGGGCAGCCTCGCGGCCTCCCATGGCAATATGCGCTCACTCCGCCAACCCAGTCCGTCATTCCCGTGGAGGGGTTTTGGCGGGATGATTGCGGCGGTTTGCAATCATCATGACAAAATTCCGGAAACGGGAACCCATCGTTTTTTTTTACAAAAATGCCGGGAGAGCGGACGCAGCCGGAATTCATAAAAAACAAGGACTCCGGATTCCTGCGTTCGCAGGAATCACAGTCAAAATAGTCGCACGGTCCCCGCGCTTGCAGTTGCTGGGTCTCCTCGCCGTAGGGGCGCCGCTTGCTGGGCCCGATAGTTACGCGGCTCCCTCGCCCTTTTCTTGACTAATTTCAAAAAATTATGTACTTTTACCCCAGACGCCTATGACAGATAACCTTACGAAAAAACAACGAAAACACACCATGAAGCAGGTGCGGAGCAAAAACACCAAGCCCGAATGGATCGTGCGACGCACCGTCTTTCGACTGGGATTTCGATACCGGCTTCACAGAAAAGACCTGCCCGGCAAGCCCGACCTTGTGTTTCCGGGGCGAAAAAAGATCATCTTCGTCCATGGCTGCTTTTGGCACCAGCACCAGGGATGCCCGGCGTCCAACAGGCCTGCGTCCAACACGGAATACTGGGACAAAAAGCTGGACCGGAACATGGAGCGAGATAAAAAAAATATCGAAACCCTGGGAAACGACGGCTGGCGAGTTCTCGTTATTTGGGAATGCCAGATCAAAGACGGGGAGCAGTTAGAAACAATCATCCGGGATTTCCTCGAGGACTAAAGCCCATGCCTGACACGTTCCGATTTTACGAGTTTTTCGCCGGGGGCGGCATGGCGAGCCTTGGCTTGGGGCCTCAATGGAAATGCGTCTACGCCAATGAATGGTGCGCAAAAAAAGCCCGCTCCTACAAAATCAACCACAGCGGCGCCCCCAGGGTGGACGTTCGGGACGTGGCGGAGGCGACTCCCGCCGACCTCAGGGAAAACGCGGATTTGGCCTGGGCCTCCTTTCCGTGCCAGGATTTGTCCCTGGCGGGGAACGGAAAAGGGCTTCAAGGCGCCCGCAGCGGAACCTTCTGGCCGTTTTGGAATCTCATGAAAGAACTGGACTCCCTGGGCCGGGGCGTTCCGGTTATTGTCCTGGAAAACGTGGTGGGCGCTTTAAGCTCCAACAAGGGCGAGGATTTCAAGGTTCTGGCCAAGGCGTTGAGCAGCGCGGGATACCGCTTCGGCCCCCTGGTTATGAACGCGGTGCATTTCACGCCGCAATCCCGTCCCAGGCTGTTTATCGTCGCCTGCAAAAAGAACCTCCTCATCCCCAAATCCCTGCGCCGGGAAGGGCCTGACGGATTCTGGCATACGCCCAAAACGGCGCAGGCGTATGACTCTCTGCCGGCTTCCACTAAAACGGATTGGATTTGGTGGAATCTGCCCAGGCCCGAGCCGAGAAAGGTTGAACTGGCCGACCTGATTGAAGACGCTCCTGAAAGCGTCTCGGTGCATGCGCAGGAGGAGACGAAACGCATTCTCGCCATGATGTCCGAGGCCAATATCAGCAAGGTGGAAGCGGCGAAAAAATCCGGAAAGCTGACCGTGGGGACTGTCTACAAAAGAACCCGCAAGGATTCGGACGGAAACCGGGTGCAAAGGGCGGAGGTGCGGTTCGACCAGATCAGCGGATGCCTGCGCACCCCGGCGGGCGGCTCCAGCCGGCAGATTTTGATGATCGTAAACGGCAAGGACGTTTCCACCCGGCTGATTTCCACCCGAGAGGCTGCCCGGCTTATGGGCCTGCCCGACGAATACCAATTGCCCCAAAAATACAATGAAGCCTATCACCTGATCGGCGACGGCCTGGCCGTGCCCGTGGTGTCCTGGCTGGCTGACAATTTGCTTTATCCTTTAGCCAGTGTGAATAACGGCGGCGCTTGATTTTTTGCAATTCTGGGGACATGAATTTATCTCTGTATGGGCGAAAAAATTCACCGGTTATGATGTTGAGATAAGGATCGTGTCTCCGTGAAATCATCCTCCCCAACTGCCGGACTTGAAATAATTTTCAGGGGCAATACTGATTTCAAACGTTTTAAAGCAACTGAGGAATTCAGCACGGCCGGCGCTCTCCGTCATCCCCGTGGAGGGAGGCGGTTGGATGGGACTAAAAGCATATAAAGGGAAAGCTGAAATGCACACAGAATCAGGAAGGCCAGGGATCTTTACTGCCTGCAACTCTTGCTCCTTGGCGTCCTGAGCCGGAGGACGGCTTTTTGAATTTTTTGGCGGGCGCTGCTTTTTCCTCGTCCAGGATCTTGCGGACGTCCTTCATGAATTCGTCAAAGGCGAAAGGCTTCATGATCATTTTGCGAATGCCGGCTTTTTCGAAGGACTGTTCGTCTCCGGCGTCGCTGCTGTATCCGGTGCACAGTATTACGGGCAGGCCGGGGCGCACCTTCATGATCTTGGCCGCCAATTCCAGGCCGGTCAATTCCGGCATGGTCTGATCAGTAACCACCAGGTCAAATTGTTCCGGGCCGCTCATAAACCGGGCAAAGGCCTGGGAACTGCATTGATGGGCCGAGACATGGTATCCGTAGTGGCGAAACAAGGCCGTGTAAGAATCCAGAAGATCGGATTCGTCGTCCACCAGCAAGATGGTTTCGTCGCCGGCCACATCTCCGGCTGCGGACTCCTGAATTTCCTCTTTTTCCAGGGTTTCGGGCAGGTAAACCCTGAAGCACGCGCCTCTTCCCACTTCGCTTTCCACGGTGACGGCGCCCTGCCCGGCCTCCACTATGCCGTGGACCACGGCCAGCCCCAGGCCGGTGCCCTCTCCTTTTTCCTTGGTGGTGTAGTAGGGGTCGAAAATTCGTTTTTTGACGTCAGGGGACATGCCCTGCCCCGTGTCAGCCACGGAAAGCCGGATATATCTCCCCGGCGACAGGTTCACATGGGGCGCGGCCTCTCCCGGCGGCAGGAAAACCGTATCCAACGAAACATCCAGAACGCCGCCGTTTTTTCGCATGGCGTGCTCCGCATTGCCGCAAAGGTTCATGAGCACCTGATGAATCTGAGTGGGGTCCGCCATGACCCGGCCCATTTTCTCTTCGGCGCGATATTGAATCTTGATGGTGGAAGGCAGGGAGGCGCGAAGCAGCTTGAGGGCTTCCCGGGTGACAAAAGGCAGGGAAACGGGCGTTTTTTTGTGCTCCGTGCTGCGGGAGAACGTCAGAATCTGGCGAATCAACTCCCGGGCCCGCAGGCTGGCCTTTTTGACGTGTTCCAGGCGAGTCACGTTTTTAGTCCGGTCGTCGGGCTCCATGAGCATGGCCTCGGT encodes:
- a CDS encoding FAD-dependent oxidoreductase translates to MYDYLFSPIKINKVEIKNRIAYPALGVLYSYDGCLNDRYYNFFRERAAGGAGLVTVGPVGVDFIGSGFIVLSLASDEAVPAFTKLADVIHEAGAKAWVQLFHAGRYAHPIAINNEQPLGVSPVFSPYSKATPKEMTLDELAGIQKAFVDAGVRAKKAGFDGVEIIGSAGYLITQFLSPTTNLRTDQYGGSFDNRVRFPREVIEKLRDAVGPDFPVTIRMAGNDFIPGANTDVDMPAIAQVYEKAGIDAINVTGGWHETKVPQLPMDLPRGAFAFLAANVKKAVNVPIMASNRISEPALAEKIIRDNCADMVNLGRVLIADPEWPMKAQAGREKEIRPCVACNQGCTDQVFSGQPVFCALNARASFEGERILKKTDSPKKVMVIGAGPGGLEAAVTATMAGHKVALYEKSDDIGGQLWLAGAPPHKHELFEIIRYYRAMLESLEIELHLNTEVDAELIKAAAPEYIIVAEGAEPLIPPIDGKDDPCVLNAWDVLKNDPPLGPEVAVVGGGAVGLETAMFAAEKGTLTPEAVHFLMAYDAVPPERIKKFMFEGSSKVTVFEMLDKSGKDVGRSTKWVLMDNTRRFGINILTSAKVLSVAGGLVKFEVDGKAMEKQFDNVIMAVGSRSVKTVSNMVEELDIPYAVIGDGAAPGKIDGAVHGGFLAAINI
- a CDS encoding phospholipase D-like domain-containing protein, with protein sequence MLNNDSYADPIIGNLLSERSAPSPVVVKDADSFPEAVPNTGANRIKFSCTVFSPNENCSIQSVRALMGHTATFQDVYLRSDPRCTLPSGEGRYTGSLLVDSLADCGTYWTPLRAEDSIGMQGQGMTRFKVVFHRPDDFPAIGSSEFKTLLERAGNSNFAPGNVIQVLDDGPAALAKRMELIEQATRQINLQSYTFDKDAAQGALMELLLRKARQGVEVNIILNAGSQLPTSPSGALRLELDELVGKWLENAEKKLSTNKPGEFVVKNFLSKSPGRGVNLILVSSNDLAQRHNARKGPPDHWLARVLEDKGVISPDRSPPEDIREIFKGPGGLPALPLLDHAVHEKILVVDGAKAIVGGRNLEDQYFDVWTDLDLYLEGPVVDQIQGGFLVNYRELGRTNPEVRAPMDLTVRNQVLGDQEAMFVQSKPWDKDYAALYALIQSIRASEKSLYITSQYLSLSQSLLCDAIMDAAGRGVDVRILTNSYETSSQLYFSAGYFISLNNMQDLLKAGARIYTVNGKPGDKAAPYCHSKEYLFDSKMAAVGSFNLSLRSSYIESENLTFMDDASICMDREEDFLQRVENLATEITAGDLAQQKIKYKNRLEIAWYLDLLF
- a CDS encoding very short patch repair endonuclease, whose amino-acid sequence is MTDNLTKKQRKHTMKQVRSKNTKPEWIVRRTVFRLGFRYRLHRKDLPGKPDLVFPGRKKIIFVHGCFWHQHQGCPASNRPASNTEYWDKKLDRNMERDKKNIETLGNDGWRVLVIWECQIKDGEQLETIIRDFLED
- a CDS encoding DNA cytosine methyltransferase, producing MPDTFRFYEFFAGGGMASLGLGPQWKCVYANEWCAKKARSYKINHSGAPRVDVRDVAEATPADLRENADLAWASFPCQDLSLAGNGKGLQGARSGTFWPFWNLMKELDSLGRGVPVIVLENVVGALSSNKGEDFKVLAKALSSAGYRFGPLVMNAVHFTPQSRPRLFIVACKKNLLIPKSLRREGPDGFWHTPKTAQAYDSLPASTKTDWIWWNLPRPEPRKVELADLIEDAPESVSVHAQEETKRILAMMSEANISKVEAAKKSGKLTVGTVYKRTRKDSDGNRVQRAEVRFDQISGCLRTPAGGSSRQILMIVNGKDVSTRLISTREAARLMGLPDEYQLPQKYNEAYHLIGDGLAVPVVSWLADNLLYPLASVNNGGA
- a CDS encoding DMT family transporter, producing MEHNNIVTAAGDQPGKGLALAYLAIFAAVVFWGLSFVASKIALETIPIFTLIFIRFFLAALLFTGIWLKTGFPRLLKKDWIKITLLSLFEPGLYFYCETKGLSLTSAPKASLIIATIPVFVLVAAVFFLKEKASRLNFMGVAVSLIGIGILVAGGREIEWSLSGEMLGDALVFGAVIAASIYIIMARDLGLTHSALTITGLQSLFAATLYLPAFIWEFPQVKWEGLTSHSLWALCYLVIFATCAAFFCWNYSLTKIRASSASVFLNGIPVVTALAAWVLLKESLNAAQMSGGALTLIGVYMANMRR